One Terriglobales bacterium genomic window, TCATTGGGATTTCCTCTTGGCTGTGGCGGACTTGCCGCCGTTGATCTTGCGTTCCAGGCGCTCTTCCACCAGGGCCGGCACCAGGCCGCGCACCGAGCCGCCCAGCCGCGCCACTTCCTTGACCAGGCGCGACGAGACATAGCTGTAGGCCTCGGCCGGCATCATGAAGACGGTTTCGAGCTTGGGGTCGAGCTTGCGGTTCATCAGGGCCATCTGCAGCTCGTACTCGTAGTCGCTGATGGCGCGGATGCCGCGCAGCACCGCGCTGGCGCTGTGCTGCCGCGCGTAGTCCACCAGCAGGCCGTCGAAGACCTCGGCGCGCACGTTCTTCCAGCGCGCGATCTCGGCTTCCAGGATCTCGATACGTTCTTCCAGGGTGAAGAGCGGGTCTTTTTCGGGGTTGCGCAGGATGGCGACGACGAGCTCGTCGAAGATCTTGCTGCCGCGCTCGATCAGGTCCAGGTGACCGTTGGTCAGCGGATCGAAGGAGCCGGGATAGATGGCGATGCTCTTCTTCAC contains:
- the coaD gene encoding pantetheine-phosphate adenylyltransferase — protein: MKKSIAIYPGSFDPLTNGHLDLIERGSKIFDELVVAILRNPEKDPLFTLEERIEILEAEIARWKNVRAEVFDGLLVDYARQHSASAVLRGIRAISDYEYELQMALMNRKLDPKLETVFMMPAEAYSYVSSRLVKEVARLGGSVRGLVPALVEERLERKINGGKSATAKRKSQ